Part of the Calditrichota bacterium genome, TGATCGACACGCCTGCAAGACAAATCCAAAACGTCGCCGACGGGTTTCGCAAGCTCAGCGCACCCAATGGTGTATACTCGACGACCGGCAATCACGAGTATTACGTCGGTATGCCAAGCGCCGTTGAGTTGATGCGGCGCGGTGGTATGAACGTTTTGATGAATGAGAACGTATCTCTTCCGAATGGAATACTAATTTCGGGAATCGAAGACCGCACGGCGCGTTCGATGGGAAAACAGCTGCCGGCTTTTGAGCAGTTGATTCCCGAGAATGACTCCTCGGACGTACGCATACTCTTGATGCACACACCGGCCACGGGAGACGTGCAGAAGGCAATCGCCTCCGGATTTAATTTGGTTGTGAGCGGACACACGCACGGCGGACAGATGTTTCCGTTTACGATATTCACGAAGATGGCTTTTCCGTATCACCACGGACTCTATAAAGTCGGCGACGGCTATCAGTTGACGACGTGCGGAATCGGCTATTGGGGTCCTCCGATGCGCGTCGGCAAGCCGCCGGAAATAATGTTAATCAAATTGGTTCCGGACACGGAGCCCGCGGTATGCGAATGGAAGTAATTATGCGTTACATCATGGTGTTCTTGGTCGCGGGATTGGTGTTGACGTCTTGCGGCAAAAAGAAGGACAGCAACGGCCCAACGGGACCGACCGAAACGCCGCAGGAAAACGTATTCGGAGTGGTCACAGATCAAGACGGCAATCCGCTTGCGAATGCGCAGCTGCACGCCGTTTATCAGGTGAACGGCGCTCCGGTTTCACCGCTCGACGACATTCAAGCTCCGTTCAACGTGATTTTTTACACGACTCAGATGCTGACGACCGAACGCGACGGAAATATTCCGCTCGCCGAAGGAACGAACATTGAAATCATGTGGGACGCGGACGACGATCACGAGTATTCGGAAGGCGACCGTCTGCCTCCGCTCTGCCCCACTCCGCCGGACAATTGTCCGTTTCAGTCCGTGAATTTCAACCAGTTTTCGATGAACGGTGTCGAGCTTGGGATCGGTCCGGGAACATTCGGGACGGATCCGACCTTCACGTCCTTTGGTGAACATCTCGATCCGAGCAGGTTCTATCTCGTAATTCGCTGCGCGGACGGAGAGCCACTGTGGACGAGCGAAATGGTGGACGTGCCGGACGGACTTTCGGAATTTGATTTGCAGTTTGAGTTTTCGGAGTGCGTGGGCACTCCGATCGGACAATCGTCGATGGGGTTTGCCTATCCTAATCCTGCGATTGATGTGTTTCATTTGCCGTTCACGCTGCGCGCGGGCGAGAATGTTTCAATTGTCTCAACGTCGCTTTCGACGGGCGGCACGCGAACTTTGTTTCAAGACGGGTTGTCGTCAGGAAATCAGGACGTGACGATTGACATATCGAACCTTGCGAACGGTCTTTACATTTACGCCATGACGGCGGGGAGTTTCACTGCGCACGACACACTCTTGAAGAACGCGCCGGTGGAAAATTTGCCCGGCGAACCTGCACTTGTTACGACAGACAGCGACGGATCATACGCGATGAACCTGCCTTTCGGTCAAACGATTACATTGCGGGAATCTTCGAGCAATCCACTTGGCGAAAGCGCGCCGCTTGACAGTGTGCGCGTGGTAGCGATATTGAACGGCTATCAAACCGCCGACACGATGATCTCGCTTGCCGCAACAGAACAACACGAACTCAACTTCCGTTTGCGTCCTCAATAGTTCGAAATAACGTTTGCAAAAAGCCCGACTCATCAGAGCCGGGCTTTCTTTTTTGTGAACCTTTTGCGATGCTATTTGACAGCAGTCACTTGAAAGTAGAACCGTTCATAGGGAATTTGATCATACGGTACGAACCTAAACGTATCCTCGACCGTAGTGAAGAAATTCTCAGGGGCAAAGACATGGCCAGCTTCACCGGACAGATATAGTTTGTACGACGACGCTCCTTCCGACGCGTTCCATTTCAGCATCACACCTTCTTCTTCGGGAGTCAGCGAAAGATTCTTGGGCGGTTCCGGCGCATCGGCTTTGCCTTCAATGCGAATATCATCGACGGCAGCTTCGACGAGCGAAGGTGGCGACTGATCGTCGGCGACAAACTGCAGCATCATCTGGTCAGTTGGCAGGACGAAGTCTTCGATCTTGAACTCAGCTTCGCGCCAGCCGTCGGTGCTCACCGAAGTTTGAATCAGGTTCGTCCACGTTTCACCACCGTCGTTGGAAATTTGCGCGCGGAAGAAGTCGCCGCCTTTTTGCGGGCCGCGATCATTCGAATAGGCATACATGAAACTTAGTTTCGAGTCATTGAAACCTTGGAGGTTGAAGATCGGCGAGCGAAGCGTCGTCTTTCCACCGTCTACGTCGTTGGCGGCGGCGGGTTCCGATTCGGAATTTTCGTTGCCGGTCACGAAACAGAAACTGCCGTACGCGGTCGCATCCTCGGCGACTTGCACCTGTTTGCCGTCTTGTTTTGAACCCACGGGAATAGCGCGCGTCCAGATTCCGGCCGTCGCGTCATCGCCATCGACTCCGAACAGAAAACCTCTGTCCACTTCAGCATCGTCAGCAATGCCGCGCACAAGATCGACGCCGACGGAGTAGTCTCTATGTTTTGAGGTGGACACGGAATCCGGCGCGACGAAATCTTGAAAGCCGAATCTCGCGACGTAGAGCGCGAATTTTCGGTCGGCAGGAACTTGCGGGATGTGAAAAACGCCGTCGACGCCCGAGGTAGCGGTGTAACTTCCGCCGGATGAAACGAGGAAGATTCGCGCACCCGCAATATGACTTCCGCCGTAACGAATCACGCCGCTGATCGAGCCGGTTTCGCTGGACGACGACGCCATTTCAACAGCGCCGTTGACATCGAGCAATCCGTATCCGAAATCATTGTCTTCACCCGCGGCGCCGAGATCTTTGGCCGAAAGCTGCAAGGCGATCTTTGCGGCACTTGCCGAAATTTCCGGATTGGCTTGCCGCATTAGCGCGACGGTGCCTGCCACAAATCCGGCGGCACACTGCGAACCTCGGAGATTTGCGAATCCACTCTCCGACGCTCCGCGCGAGACGCCGATAGCACACAGTTCCGGCTTGATGAATTTCCGATCACAGGGTGACGGACCACGGCTGCTTTCTTCAAGCAGTGCCGTTCCGTTTGATTGTGTTGCACCGACCGAAAAGAAAGTTTGATCTTTGTCAAACATGGCGGCGGGCAAAGCAATCGAGCCGCGGCCGGCCTTGCCGTTGTCACCGGCGGCCCAAATCAAAATTGAACCAAGCTGTTCAATATTGGAGAATGCCGTCCAAACGGATTTGGGACCGGCGAACGCACATGAATCACCGACGGTCCATGCTTGCAGAATGACGTCCGGGACATTTTCAAAGTTTCCCGTTTGCGATTCCTGCAGCGCGTTCAAAACGTCTGACACTTTGTGCGTGCTTCCGCATACGAGCGGAAGAACGCGCCACAAAGCCTCTGGTGCAACGCCAATCGTGTCACCGTTTTGTGTGTTGCATCCGACGGCGCATCCGAGCATCGACGCCGTTGCATCACCGCAATACGTTGATGCGAGCATGGCTTCTCCGAGCACGCGATCCCGGAATGCGGGATGCTGCGGCGAAAACGGTTCGCCGACGACGCCGACGACTGAACCTTTGCCGGTCATTCCGGCTGACCACGCTTCGCGCGTGCCCATTTGCAAGAGTGCCGGTTCAGAATTTAGGAGTTTGCTGTCCGCAGGACTCGATTGCACGGGATTCATGAGCGCAATTGTCTCGTCCAATCCAACCTCATCGACAAACTCAAAATTAGCGATTAACTCCGCGCCTGCACGGGTCACGTCCGCTCGCAAAAGATTGGCAATCCACAGAAAGTGAATATTCTCTGCCATTCCGTTGCGGTCGAGAATTGCGAGCGAGGCTTCGGCATTGTTTTTTTCGCGTTCAGAAATGCTCTTAAGTGAGTCAATTAGAGTCGCATGCCGGTCAGCGCTTGTAGAATTTAGAGGGCGGGGAATTTTCGCGGCGATTTTGGCAAGGTCCGCTTGCTCGGACAGTGAAATCAGGACCGGAAGTTTCGCGGATTCGCCGACAGTCTGGAATGCTCGGTCAAGTCCGGGCGTGAGCGTTCCCCCTACGGCGAACGACGCGAAAGCCAGTACATTGATCAGAATCGCGACTGTTAAATTTTTGTGCAATCTCATATAATTGAAGTAGATAAAAGCGAACAACATGTTGTCGGACAGGTATAGAATATACAAAAACCTGCGGCGCTTTGCAACCGCAGGCTTGGCATGAACGAACGAACAAACGCACACCGTTCAGCTATTCACTGTTGTGTGCGGGAAACGACAGTGTAATCGTTGTGCCTACGCCAACCTCGGAATTCAAGGAAAGTTCGGCACCGTGAATTTCGGCGATGTTGCGAACGATCGGCAGCCCAAGACCAGTGCCATGTTCGCCTTTGGTGGAAAAGTATGGTTCAAAGATTCGCGCTTTTTGATCGGGTGGAATACCGCAGCCGCTGTCGGCGACGGAAACGACAATGCGGTCGTTGACTCGATGCGCAGAGAGTTTCAGAGTTCCGCTGTCCATACTTTCCATGGCATGCACGGAATTGATAATCATGTTGATGAACGCCGATTCGAGTCCGTGCGGATCTCCGAATATCTCCAGATCATCCTCGAGATCCAATTCGAGCGAGAGTCCGTGCGCTTCAGTGCTGTGCGTGAAGCCGCGCAGACTTCCGGTCGTGGTTTCAAGCAATTCAACGACGGAACTGAGCAGTTGCGTCATGTCCACAACGGTGAAGGACGGATCGGAAGGTTTGGTGAGGTGCCGCAGATTGCTGGCAATCTTTTCGATTCTTTCGGTCAGGGACGAAATCGTGCTCAAATCTTTTTGCACGGATTCGCTGAGCTGGACGCCTTCGCGTTCGAGTTTCATGGCCAACAGCTCCATGCGGCCTTTTACCGGCTGCAGGCTGTTGTTAATTTCGTGCGCGATACCGCCGGCAAGTTGATTGACGGTAGAACGTTTTTCGGATTCGATGAGTTGGTGTTCCAGATTTTTTTGCACCGTTACATCTTCGAGAATCAAACCGGCACGTTCACGGCCGTCATAAGAGCGGGTCAGGCGGAAGAAAGAGTAGGCGACGGTACGGTCAGAAATTTCCAGCGTTCGCCTGCCGAAATCGCCCGATTGTTTGAATTCGTTGTGGGCCACTGTGAGGTTCGCAGTGGCCAAACTGCAGCACGTAGAGGCTTGGAGCGCGGCACCGATGCGAATACCGCCGCCGAGTATGGTGACGGCTTGTGGATTGGCATAGTCGACATTTCCGTCGCGGTCCAAAATAATCACACCGTGCGGCTGGCTTTGAAGAATCGTTGAGAGATACTCTTGTAAGTCTTTGTAGCGGTCTTTCGATTCCTTTTCGGCTTCGTAAAGCCGGGCATTTTCGAGCGCAACGGCGGCGAGGTGCACAAAGGTTTCGAAGAGCATCAGGCTTGTTTGATCGAACACGCCGGCGAGTTTGGTCGTGTCCACGTACGCGACACCGACGAGTTTGTTTTTCGCCATCAACGGGGCGCCCATGATCGAGCGCACCTGCATTTTTGCAATGGAGTGCTGCTGCGACAAGTCCGATCCGCCGATGACGTCATTGATCAAAATTGGTTGCCGGCCGTCGATAACTCTGCGGATAATCGTTTGCGAAGCCGCTTCTTCGGCGTCGTCGATATCGCTGTCCATATTGCGGGCCACGGAAAATTTCCATTCTCCGTTGGGTTCAACGAGCACAAGGAACCCCCGTTCCGCTCCGGTCAGCTCAATCGCGGCGCCCATGGCACGATCCAAAATCGCTTCGGGGCTCATTTCGCGGTTGATGTCTTCCATCAAAGCTGCGAGTTTGGTCAGACCTGAGGCGATTCCGCCGGTCGGATCAAGTTCAGATCCGGATGCGCTGTTCGGAGTGATATCCGAAAGGTCGTCAAAAAAATCAAGTGCCACGATTACCTCTGTGCTTGGAGCGATTTGTGAAGTTCGACGGCTTCTTGTCGGAACTTCAGAATGTGCGGCGCGTGCAGGAAGGTGCTTTGTTTCTCTTCCGGCAATCTTGCCGCGATTGATTTCAGCACGGCCACTCCTCGGCCGTACTCGTCCAGCGCCTTTTTGGGTTGTCCAGCGCGCGTGAATTGCCGTGCCGTCGCCCAGTGGAATTTCCACAGCAGATCAGGATAGATAGACAATTTTCGCAGCGCTACTTGCCACTTCGAGGGTTCGAGCGGCACGCCGACGTACAGCGATTCTGTCAATTGAGTTCGCGCGGCGGTAAAAGGATCCCATTTTGTGTCCGCGACTTTTCTCGCTTGTTCCAATTCTTCCAACACTTGTTCGACTTGGCCGCTGTCGGCAGCGATCTGACAACGGGTCAGATGAAGGTGGAGCAACGCGAGCGGATCGGCTTCATCGGCGAGCAGATTTCCGGCGCGCTCGGCAGCAGCGGTTGCGCGGTCAAACTCATTTCGTCTGGCGAAGAGCGCGGCGAGTCCTTCCCATGCTTGCCCTTCAGCTTTGCGAGTTCCGATGGTCGAGGCAATTTCTTGAGCGCTATGCAAGAGTTTTTCGGATTCTTCAAGCTCTTCGAGAGTCAGCAGCAACTTGCCCATGTAGACCATGGGTTCGAGTTTCGATTCTTGATCGCCGATTTCAGCGGCGCGTGAGACGGCTTCGTTCAAATAGGCGAGCGCGCGTGTATAATCGGCGCGTTGAAACGCCAATTCGCCGAGGTTGCTGAGAATTTCGGCTTGTTCTCGGGGACTTTCCATGCGGCGGAACAGGGCGAGCGCGCGTAAATAGTTTTCTTCAGCTTCACGCAAGTTTCCCGTTTCGAGTGAATCGATTCCGAGATTGTTGTAGATTCCCGCAAGTCTTTGGATGTCGTCGATCTCGCGCGAGATTTTTGCACATCGTCCCCACAGATCACGCGCACGAAGACGGTCACCGGCTTGAGCCGCCAGCACACCAAGATTGTTGTACATGTTGGCGATGCCTTTGCGGTCGGCGAGTGCTTCGTAAACCTCAAGGCAGCGCTGCCAATAGGCGCGGGCAACGTCGGTGTCGCCGCGATAAAAGGAAAGCGTCGCGACCGTATTCAAAAGCAGCGCGTAACCCGAGTCGGTGGTATCATGCGGCATGTGCACGAGACCTTCTTCGGCTAATTCGCGCGCGTGCTCACCCTCGCCGCGCTTGAAAGCGATCCACGCAAGCGTTCCGTACACGGACCCCGCGGCCTGCGACGAGTTTTCGTCGAAGTGCGGCAAGCAGCGTTTGAGAATGGTTTCTGCTTCGTCGGAGTATCCAAGTTTTTCCCGCAAGCTGGCAAAGCGGGAAAGATCTAACAGATTGCCGGGCGTTACGTCATCTTTGCCGCGGTTTGTGATTTCGCCGAGCAAATCCGCGGATTTTGACAGGTCACCTTCGATGTACTCGATCCGCGACAACGCGGAGATCAGCATCTTTCGATGAGTGTCGGGCGCGGACGTGCGGCTTCGCTCGATGAGTTTGCGCGCCCAAAGGAGTTTGCCTTTGCGAATGGCTTCGTCGAGAACCGGCGTTGCCCTTTCAGTCGAAATTGAAAACACTCCGGAGAGAAAATCATGAAAGACCAGCTCTTCTTCGCGGACCAACGGATCGACGTTTTCGGCTTCCGACCAATAGTTGAAGAGTGAGGCGTGCACGCTTTTTCGCTCGTACTCTTCCATACGGGACAGGATCAGCGAATTGACGGCTTTGTGGGTAATTTCGAGAGTTTGATCCTGCAGGGCGGCCCAACCGGTCTCTGCTATGCCGTTAAAGATCATCTGCACGGTCGAGCAGGCATTGTCACCGATGGCTCCTCTCGCGACACTGAACGGGAGCGGCGTCAAGGAGCAAGCGAGACATTTCAGCACGGCGCGCGCGCAGTCGGAAAGATTCGCGAGTTTTCTGTTGACCGCCAATTCGACGTGTCGGTGAACACGCAGCTTCCAACGACCGGGCATGATTTCCCAACCGGTTAAACCGATGCGCAGGAAGTCCGACGCCACCAACTCTTCGAGTGCTGCTTCCAGTGCGGATGGAATTCCCAAAGTTTCGCCGAGCAAGTTCTTTCTAAACTCTGGGGGGAAACTATTTTCAGGGAAGGTGGAAGAGACGAAATCTTCGATACCGTTGTCATTCAACGCGTGCAATTCTACGGTCTTCCATTCTCTGAACATCTCGGGAAGTCCGTTGTCAAACGAACCCGCCACAATTTTCCAAGTGGCTCGGCATTCCATAGCCGTAAGCAACTCAGTGAGTTTTTCGGCGGGCACGACGCTCGCATCGGGAATCATAAGGACTTTGGGGCAATGCGGCGGCGCGGGAAGTTCACGCGCGTTTGTGACGACGCGGGTCGTGAATCCGGCGAGCGTCAACTCGACCGAGAATTCCTTGAGCATGCGCGTACGTCCGAGTCCGGGCTGCGCAACAATGACGATGTTTTCAGGCTGTTCGCCTTCTGCCAGAATCCGTTTTTGCGCGGCCAGCAGATTGCGGGCATCGACGTTGGTGACCAAGCCAGAGGACGAGATATAGGCTTTGCGTGTCTCGGCCGTTTCGTAGTCAAACGTAAAACCGTCGCGTTCATTGAGCATGGCAATGACGTGCCGCGCACTTTGCGGACGGTCTTCTGGGTCAATTTGAATGAGTGCGTGGATGACGTCTGCCAATCCCACGGGGAGATCGGGGCGGAAACGCAGCGGGTGCGGAGGTTCTTGCTTGGTGCGAATTTGCGCGGTAGCGATGGAATCTTGGCCTTCAAACGGCAAACGACCCACGGCTTCTTTGTACAGCAACATGCCCAGTGCGTAAAGATCGGAAGCGATGCTGGTACGTCCGGATTGAATGATTTCCGGAGCCATGTAATCGAGAGTTCCGCCGGCTTCTTCGGAAACGCTGGCATGTTCACCAGCCAATCCGAAGTCGACAAGTTTGAGAGTCGTAAACTCGCCGTCGGCATTTATCCGACCCAAGACATTGTCGGGTTTCAGATCACGATGCAACAGACCCCGGCTATGCAAGAAGGCGAGTGCGCGGCAAAGACTGACGAGCACGGTTCGGAGCTGGTCGGGATGCCACTCTTTAATGAGCTTGTCGAGAGGTTTTCCGTCGACGAACTCGCTTGTGAAGTAATATCCGCCTTGTTCTCTGGGCAATGCGCCGAAATCGAACATTTCGGGGATATGCGGATGCACGACGCCGCGGATATTGCGAAATTCTGAGCGGAAACTCTCGATGGCGGCTTCATCCTGCACGGCTTTCAAGGTTTTGAGAGCCATGATTTGGTTGCCGCGCACGTTGTCCACGACCAAATACACGACACCCATTCCGCCCACGCCGATGGTGCGCAGAATTTGATAGCGGGAGTCTATTGAAGAAGAGTCGTGCATTTACAACCGTTGGAAGTTTAAACTCAGCAAAATGGACATCGTGTCGAGAGAGTGCAACTTATCGCCGCACTTTCTTTTGTCCGTATGACATAAAGACAAAAACCCGGCCAGTTGTGGCCGGGTCTTGTTGATTTAAGAGGGTCTGATTAGAATAGCAGTCGCGACGTGATGATGTAGCGGCTGAAATGGTTCGTCGTAACCGTGATGAAGCGGTTGTCAGATCGCTCGAAAACCACTTCTTCGGGTGTACCGTCATCATGAATATACAATGGGGTGATGTCTTGAAAGGAAACGCCTTCCGGAAGCACCATGTCACGTGCGTCCCAGCGAATCGTGATGTTGCCAGCAAATTGTGTCGGATGGGGATAGAAGTCCGCGACACCCATGCAGCTTGAAGGTGCAACGACGGTTACATCCATATCGTAGGGAAGTGAGCTTCCGGGAATCGTGAGCTTACATACGCCTGAGATATTGATATTCAGTCCGTTGCCAACACGCGCAGAACGGGTAGTTATGATAGAATCGCAGTCTTGATCATCAAGCGCGTTAGCTTTCGGAGTGATCACGCGGTAGCCCATGGCCTCAACGTTGGCGATTGCTTGTTCAATCGGCATGTACTGAGAATTGCTGATCTCCGACTCGGTCGATTGGGAAGCGGTCGGTGCATTGAACTCAGAACACCCGATCGCGAACACGATCAACGCCGACATTGCGACGATCTTAAGGATAGGGGTGTTTGCTTTCATAGTTACTCTCTCGTTTCTATCGTTGGTTCTTGTCATCATGTTCGTGTTGTTCTATCGCAACCCATATGCCAAGTATACTAAGTGTGATTTTGGGTTGTATTTTTTCAGTTTACGCTACGGACACACTGTTGCGCTGGTTGATTTCGATTTGTGCGTGGTTGATTTGCCTTGTTCATCTCGCGCGGCTGACTTTGCCGTGTGGCCCAATTGATCGAAACATGTACTTAGACGATATACTAACCCTAAGGCTAAACCTAAAGTTGGACAAGGCTTTCGGGGCACCCGCAACGGGTGCCGCCGCGAGAAATGATCAATGGACTTTGCTCCTAAATTGGTGTGCCCCATTAGAGTGAATCTCCCGCCGGACTTGCTCAAGGTCCGGCGGGAGAAACAGGGTGCACATGCAGCGTGCGATGGAAGCCATCTAAACCAACAGAAAGATAAGGTAGCGTCTGGCAATGATCGTCATAAGGGAGTCTTTCTGCCTCAGGCAATGACTGACTCTATCAAAACTCCTTCAAGCGGCGGACCCGAGGGTCCGCCACTCGAGGAGACCACGGAGCAAAGTGAAAGAACGCGGAAGAAGATTGCGGTTGTCATCGTACATCTTCTTGCCCGCTGAGCGCCGCTCAGGCATGTTGAGGAAGGGCAACGAATATGCCAAGTATAGTAAGTGTGATTTGAGAATCCTAAAATGATTGTTTTTATTGATATTGTGGGATCGAGAGTGAGTTCTCTTCAGATCAGCATCAGAATTTTGGCCCGCACGGTTGCCGAGATACACCAATTGCTTTGGGCATTTGGCGGAGAGGGTGCGAATTGAACCATTGTATAGATTTGCTTTCTATT contains:
- a CDS encoding T9SS type A sorting domain-containing protein, translating into MRMEVIMRYIMVFLVAGLVLTSCGKKKDSNGPTGPTETPQENVFGVVTDQDGNPLANAQLHAVYQVNGAPVSPLDDIQAPFNVIFYTTQMLTTERDGNIPLAEGTNIEIMWDADDDHEYSEGDRLPPLCPTPPDNCPFQSVNFNQFSMNGVELGIGPGTFGTDPTFTSFGEHLDPSRFYLVIRCADGEPLWTSEMVDVPDGLSEFDLQFEFSECVGTPIGQSSMGFAYPNPAIDVFHLPFTLRAGENVSIVSTSLSTGGTRTLFQDGLSSGNQDVTIDISNLANGLYIYAMTAGSFTAHDTLLKNAPVENLPGEPALVTTDSDGSYAMNLPFGQTITLRESSSNPLGESAPLDSVRVVAILNGYQTADTMISLAATEQHELNFRLRPQ
- a CDS encoding S8 family serine peptidase, yielding MRLHKNLTVAILINVLAFASFAVGGTLTPGLDRAFQTVGESAKLPVLISLSEQADLAKIAAKIPRPLNSTSADRHATLIDSLKSISEREKNNAEASLAILDRNGMAENIHFLWIANLLRADVTRAGAELIANFEFVDEVGLDETIALMNPVQSSPADSKLLNSEPALLQMGTREAWSAGMTGKGSVVGVVGEPFSPQHPAFRDRVLGEAMLASTYCGDATASMLGCAVGCNTQNGDTIGVAPEALWRVLPLVCGSTHKVSDVLNALQESQTGNFENVPDVILQAWTVGDSCAFAGPKSVWTAFSNIEQLGSILIWAAGDNGKAGRGSIALPAAMFDKDQTFFSVGATQSNGTALLEESSRGPSPCDRKFIKPELCAIGVSRGASESGFANLRGSQCAAGFVAGTVALMRQANPEISASAAKIALQLSAKDLGAAGEDNDFGYGLLDVNGAVEMASSSSETGSISGVIRYGGSHIAGARIFLVSSGGSYTATSGVDGVFHIPQVPADRKFALYVARFGFQDFVAPDSVSTSKHRDYSVGVDLVRGIADDAEVDRGFLFGVDGDDATAGIWTRAIPVGSKQDGKQVQVAEDATAYGSFCFVTGNENSESEPAAANDVDGGKTTLRSPIFNLQGFNDSKLSFMYAYSNDRGPQKGGDFFRAQISNDGGETWTNLIQTSVSTDGWREAEFKIEDFVLPTDQMMLQFVADDQSPPSLVEAAVDDIRIEGKADAPEPPKNLSLTPEEEGVMLKWNASEGASSYKLYLSGEAGHVFAPENFFTTVEDTFRFVPYDQIPYERFYFQVTAVK
- a CDS encoding GAF domain-containing protein, which produces MALDFFDDLSDITPNSASGSELDPTGGIASGLTKLAALMEDINREMSPEAILDRAMGAAIELTGAERGFLVLVEPNGEWKFSVARNMDSDIDDAEEAASQTIIRRVIDGRQPILINDVIGGSDLSQQHSIAKMQVRSIMGAPLMAKNKLVGVAYVDTTKLAGVFDQTSLMLFETFVHLAAVALENARLYEAEKESKDRYKDLQEYLSTILQSQPHGVIILDRDGNVDYANPQAVTILGGGIRIGAALQASTCCSLATANLTVAHNEFKQSGDFGRRTLEISDRTVAYSFFRLTRSYDGRERAGLILEDVTVQKNLEHQLIESEKRSTVNQLAGGIAHEINNSLQPVKGRMELLAMKLEREGVQLSESVQKDLSTISSLTERIEKIASNLRHLTKPSDPSFTVVDMTQLLSSVVELLETTTGSLRGFTHSTEAHGLSLELDLEDDLEIFGDPHGLESAFINMIINSVHAMESMDSGTLKLSAHRVNDRIVVSVADSGCGIPPDQKARIFEPYFSTKGEHGTGLGLPIVRNIAEIHGAELSLNSEVGVGTTITLSFPAHNSE
- a CDS encoding serine/threonine protein kinase, which translates into the protein MHDSSSIDSRYQILRTIGVGGMGVVYLVVDNVRGNQIMALKTLKAVQDEAAIESFRSEFRNIRGVVHPHIPEMFDFGALPREQGGYYFTSEFVDGKPLDKLIKEWHPDQLRTVLVSLCRALAFLHSRGLLHRDLKPDNVLGRINADGEFTTLKLVDFGLAGEHASVSEEAGGTLDYMAPEIIQSGRTSIASDLYALGMLLYKEAVGRLPFEGQDSIATAQIRTKQEPPHPLRFRPDLPVGLADVIHALIQIDPEDRPQSARHVIAMLNERDGFTFDYETAETRKAYISSSGLVTNVDARNLLAAQKRILAEGEQPENIVIVAQPGLGRTRMLKEFSVELTLAGFTTRVVTNARELPAPPHCPKVLMIPDASVVPAEKLTELLTAMECRATWKIVAGSFDNGLPEMFREWKTVELHALNDNGIEDFVSSTFPENSFPPEFRKNLLGETLGIPSALEAALEELVASDFLRIGLTGWEIMPGRWKLRVHRHVELAVNRKLANLSDCARAVLKCLACSLTPLPFSVARGAIGDNACSTVQMIFNGIAETGWAALQDQTLEITHKAVNSLILSRMEEYERKSVHASLFNYWSEAENVDPLVREEELVFHDFLSGVFSISTERATPVLDEAIRKGKLLWARKLIERSRTSAPDTHRKMLISALSRIEYIEGDLSKSADLLGEITNRGKDDVTPGNLLDLSRFASLREKLGYSDEAETILKRCLPHFDENSSQAAGSVYGTLAWIAFKRGEGEHARELAEEGLVHMPHDTTDSGYALLLNTVATLSFYRGDTDVARAYWQRCLEVYEALADRKGIANMYNNLGVLAAQAGDRLRARDLWGRCAKISREIDDIQRLAGIYNNLGIDSLETGNLREAEENYLRALALFRRMESPREQAEILSNLGELAFQRADYTRALAYLNEAVSRAAEIGDQESKLEPMVYMGKLLLTLEELEESEKLLHSAQEIASTIGTRKAEGQAWEGLAALFARRNEFDRATAAAERAGNLLADEADPLALLHLHLTRCQIAADSGQVEQVLEELEQARKVADTKWDPFTAARTQLTESLYVGVPLEPSKWQVALRKLSIYPDLLWKFHWATARQFTRAGQPKKALDEYGRGVAVLKSIAARLPEEKQSTFLHAPHILKFRQEAVELHKSLQAQR